In Streptomyces sp. NBC_01408, one DNA window encodes the following:
- a CDS encoding acyl-CoA synthetase translates to MTDNTPQQQPPNGFWAQAVADPARTVLITAEGEEWSAGRLHADVNRLVHGLRAAGLRRGDVFAVVLPNGVEFLTAYLAASQAGFYLVPVNHHLVGPEIAWIVSDSGAKVLIAHERFAEAATAAADEAALPASHRYAVGAVPGFRSYGELLQGQPGTVPEERTLGWVMNYTSGTTGRPRGIRRPLPGKLPEETYLGGFLGIFGIRPFDGNVHLVCSPLYHTAVLQFAGAALHIGHPLVLMDKWSPQEMLRLIDEHACTHTHMVPTQFHRLLALPQEVKDAYDVSSMRHAIHGAAPCPDHVKRAMIDWWGRCVEEYYAASEGGGAFATAEDWLKKPGTVGRAWPISELAVFDDDGNRLPPGELGTVYLKMNTGGFSYHKDEGKTKKNRIGDFFTVGDLGLIDEEGYLFLRDRKIDMIISGGVNIYPAEIESALLTHPAVADAAAFGIPHASWGEEVKAVIEPAEGFAAGDALAAEILHHCERQLAGYKRPKTVDFIETMPRDPNGKLYKRRLRDPYWEGHERAL, encoded by the coding sequence ATGACCGACAACACCCCGCAGCAGCAGCCGCCCAACGGGTTCTGGGCCCAGGCGGTCGCCGACCCGGCCCGCACCGTCCTGATCACCGCCGAAGGCGAGGAGTGGAGCGCGGGACGGCTGCACGCCGACGTCAACCGGCTCGTCCACGGACTGCGCGCCGCGGGCCTGCGGCGCGGCGACGTCTTCGCCGTGGTCCTCCCCAACGGCGTCGAGTTCCTCACCGCCTACCTCGCCGCCTCCCAGGCCGGCTTCTACCTCGTCCCCGTCAACCACCACCTCGTCGGCCCCGAGATCGCCTGGATCGTCTCCGACTCCGGCGCCAAGGTCCTGATCGCCCACGAGCGCTTCGCCGAGGCCGCCACCGCCGCGGCCGACGAGGCGGCCCTGCCCGCGAGCCACCGCTACGCCGTCGGAGCGGTCCCGGGCTTCCGCTCGTACGGGGAACTCCTCCAGGGGCAGCCCGGGACGGTCCCCGAGGAGCGCACCCTCGGCTGGGTCATGAACTACACCTCCGGCACCACCGGCCGCCCCCGCGGCATCCGCCGCCCGCTGCCCGGCAAGCTCCCGGAGGAGACGTACCTCGGCGGCTTCCTCGGGATCTTCGGCATCCGCCCCTTCGACGGCAACGTCCACCTGGTCTGCTCGCCGCTCTACCACACGGCCGTGCTCCAGTTCGCGGGCGCTGCCCTGCACATCGGGCACCCCCTGGTCCTGATGGACAAGTGGAGCCCGCAGGAGATGCTGCGCCTGATCGACGAACACGCCTGCACGCACACGCACATGGTCCCGACGCAGTTCCACCGGCTGCTCGCGCTCCCGCAGGAGGTGAAGGACGCCTACGACGTCTCCTCCATGCGGCACGCCATCCACGGCGCCGCGCCCTGCCCCGACCACGTCAAACGGGCGATGATCGACTGGTGGGGGCGGTGCGTGGAGGAGTACTACGCGGCGAGCGAGGGCGGCGGAGCCTTCGCGACCGCCGAGGACTGGCTGAAGAAGCCGGGAACCGTCGGCAGGGCCTGGCCCATCAGCGAGCTGGCCGTCTTCGACGACGACGGCAACCGGCTGCCGCCGGGCGAACTCGGCACGGTCTACCTGAAGATGAACACCGGCGGGTTCAGCTACCACAAGGACGAGGGCAAGACGAAGAAGAACCGCATCGGCGACTTCTTCACCGTCGGCGACCTGGGGCTGATCGACGAGGAGGGGTACCTCTTCCTCCGCGACCGCAAGATCGACATGATCATCTCGGGCGGGGTGAACATCTACCCGGCCGAGATCGAGTCGGCCCTGCTCACCCACCCGGCCGTCGCCGACGCCGCCGCCTTCGGCATCCCGCACGCCTCCTGGGGCGAGGAGGTCAAGGCGGTCATCGAACCGGCCGAGGGATTCGCGGCGGGCGACGCGCTGGCCGCCGAGATCCTGCACCACTGCGAGCGCCAACTGGCCGGGTACAAGCGGCCCAAGACGGTCGACTTCATCGAGACGATGCCGCGCGACCCCAACGGCAAGCTGTACAAGCGGCGGCTGCGCGACCCCTACTGGGAGGGCCACGAGCGCGCGTTGTGA
- a CDS encoding YhjD/YihY/BrkB family envelope integrity protein translates to MTSTLRRLHDRLQGSPAGLAWSRGREMELMHRAMGFAALGFLTLVPLLVVVAAAAPGSGSGFGRWLGQALGVTEVSRGRVELLFGAADLALERTTAFGLAALAVFGLTFGSAVQTGYEKVWDLPTARWHTMWRHVIWLALLVCYLALLVEIPAPADDAFGTVLGTLGDLIGTCVFFWGSQRLLLGGRVRWRALVPGAVATSLGLLGLRIFSQLVFSPLIASNAVTYGPFGTLLVVQSWLVGVGFVVYGGALVGRLLHEYLTLKRLRDSGILPADDPGPHVPGPHDPGRG, encoded by the coding sequence GTGACCTCGACCCTCCGGCGGCTCCACGACCGACTCCAGGGCTCCCCTGCCGGGCTGGCCTGGAGCCGCGGCCGGGAGATGGAGCTGATGCACCGGGCGATGGGCTTCGCCGCCCTCGGGTTCCTCACCCTGGTGCCGCTGCTGGTGGTCGTCGCAGCCGCCGCACCCGGCAGCGGCTCCGGCTTCGGCCGGTGGCTCGGCCAGGCCCTCGGGGTCACGGAGGTCTCGCGCGGCCGGGTCGAGTTGCTGTTCGGCGCGGCCGACCTCGCCCTGGAGCGGACCACCGCCTTCGGACTGGCCGCCCTCGCCGTCTTCGGCCTGACGTTCGGCTCGGCGGTCCAGACCGGCTACGAGAAGGTCTGGGACCTGCCGACCGCCCGCTGGCACACCATGTGGCGGCACGTCATCTGGCTCGCCCTGCTGGTCTGCTACCTCGCCCTGCTCGTCGAGATCCCGGCGCCGGCCGACGACGCCTTCGGCACCGTGCTCGGCACCCTGGGCGACCTCATCGGCACCTGCGTGTTCTTCTGGGGCTCGCAGCGGCTGCTGCTCGGCGGCCGGGTCCGCTGGCGCGCGCTGGTGCCGGGGGCGGTGGCGACCAGCCTCGGCCTGCTGGGGCTGCGGATCTTCTCCCAGCTGGTCTTCTCCCCGCTGATCGCCTCGAACGCCGTCACGTACGGCCCCTTCGGCACCCTCCTCGTCGTCCAGTCCTGGCTGGTAGGCGTCGGTTTCGTGGTCTACGGCGGCGCCCTCGTGGGGCGCCTGCTGCACGAGTACCTCACGCTCAAGCGCCTGCGCGACAGCGGGATCCTGCCCGCCGACGACCCGGGCCCGCACGTTCCCGGCCCCCACGACCCCGGACGGGGCTGA
- a CDS encoding calcium:proton antiporter, giving the protein MSTATHRSPLTDWTVVVPVVALAALVFSWGRDLPPWAVALVSLCLAGAVLAAVHHAEVVALRVGEPFGSLVLAVAVTVIEVALIVTLMADGGAKASSLARDTVFAAVMITCNGIVGMSLLAGALRNRVAVFNAEGSGAALATVATLAVLSLVLPTFTTSKPGPEFSTAQLTFAAVASLALYGLFITVQTVRHRDYFLPVDTRPHRTESARPATPAASTPATPAMPATPAAPATAITAADADADAEDADHAEPPTARAALISLGLLLVALVAVVGNAKAVSPTIETGVANAGLPNAVVGVIIALLVLLPETLAAVRAARRGRVQTSLNLAYGSAIASIGLTIPAIALASVWLSGPLALGLGPIHMVLLALTVVVSALTIAPGRATLLQAGVHLVLFAGFIFLAISP; this is encoded by the coding sequence ATGAGTACGGCTACGCACAGATCCCCCCTGACCGACTGGACCGTCGTGGTCCCCGTGGTGGCCCTGGCCGCGCTCGTCTTCAGCTGGGGACGTGATCTGCCCCCATGGGCGGTGGCCCTGGTCTCGCTCTGCCTCGCGGGCGCGGTCCTGGCGGCCGTCCACCACGCCGAGGTCGTCGCCCTCCGGGTCGGCGAACCCTTCGGTTCCCTGGTGCTCGCCGTCGCCGTCACCGTCATCGAAGTGGCTCTCATCGTCACCCTGATGGCCGACGGGGGTGCCAAGGCCTCCTCCCTCGCCCGGGACACCGTCTTCGCCGCCGTCATGATCACCTGCAACGGCATCGTCGGCATGTCCCTGCTCGCCGGCGCCCTGCGCAACCGCGTGGCCGTCTTCAACGCCGAGGGCTCCGGCGCCGCCCTTGCCACCGTCGCCACGCTGGCCGTCCTCAGTCTCGTCCTGCCGACCTTCACCACCAGCAAGCCCGGCCCCGAGTTCTCCACGGCCCAGCTGACCTTCGCGGCGGTCGCCTCGCTCGCGCTCTACGGGCTCTTCATCACCGTGCAGACGGTCCGCCACCGGGACTACTTCCTGCCCGTGGACACCAGGCCCCACCGCACGGAATCCGCCCGGCCGGCCACCCCGGCGGCTTCTACTCCGGCTACTCCGGCCATGCCTGCCACCCCGGCCGCGCCCGCCACGGCGATCACCGCGGCCGATGCCGATGCCGATGCCGAGGACGCCGACCACGCCGAGCCGCCGACCGCCCGCGCCGCGCTGATCAGCCTCGGCCTGCTCCTCGTCGCGCTCGTCGCCGTCGTCGGCAACGCCAAGGCCGTCTCCCCGACCATCGAGACGGGCGTCGCCAACGCGGGCCTGCCGAACGCCGTCGTCGGTGTGATCATCGCCCTGCTCGTGCTGCTGCCCGAGACCCTGGCCGCCGTCCGCGCGGCCCGCCGCGGCCGCGTCCAGACCAGCCTGAACCTGGCCTACGGCTCCGCCATCGCCAGTATCGGCCTGACCATTCCCGCCATCGCCCTGGCCTCGGTATGGCTCTCCGGCCCCCTCGCCCTCGGCCTCGGCCCGATCCACATGGTGCTGCTCGCCCTCACGGTCGTGGTCAGCGCCCTCACCATCGCGCCGGGCCGCGCCACGCTGCTCCAGGCCGGCGTCCACCTCGTGCTGTTCGCGGGTTTCATCTTCCTCGCCATCAGCCCGTAG
- the paaK gene encoding phenylacetate--CoA ligase PaaK, with the protein MTAYADLHDEGERLGRDELAALQLTRLRATLHRVYERVPFYRQAFDKAGVHPDDCRSLADLALFPFTTKADLREQYPFGMFAVPRSEVRRVHASSGTTGRPTVVGYTDGDLSTWADVVARSLRAAGARPGQLVHIAYGYGLFTGGLGAHYGAERLGCTVVPASGGMTDRQVRLIQDFRPEVIMVTPSYMLTLLDEMERQGLDPRATSLRTGVFGAEPWTEEMRREIEERLGIEAVDIYGLSEVIGPGVAQECVETKDGLHIWEDHFYPEVVDPLTGAVLPEGEPGELVFTSLTKEAMPVVRYRTRDLTRLLPGTARPAFRRMEKVTGRSDDMIILRGVNMYPTQIEEILLRTAGLAPHFQLRLTREGRMDALTVRVEARRDTGSAQREAAAADVVRAVKESVGVSVGVEVVDPETLERSVGKIRRLVDLRDGS; encoded by the coding sequence ATGACGGCGTACGCGGATCTCCATGACGAAGGCGAGCGGCTGGGCCGCGACGAGCTGGCCGCGCTCCAGCTGACGCGGCTGCGCGCCACCCTGCACCGGGTCTACGAACGGGTGCCGTTCTACCGGCAGGCCTTCGACAAGGCCGGCGTGCACCCCGACGACTGCCGGTCCCTCGCCGATCTCGCCCTCTTCCCCTTCACCACCAAGGCCGATCTGCGCGAGCAGTACCCCTTCGGCATGTTCGCGGTACCGCGCTCCGAGGTGCGCCGCGTGCACGCCTCCAGCGGGACCACCGGGCGACCCACCGTCGTCGGGTACACCGACGGGGACCTCTCCACCTGGGCCGATGTCGTGGCACGGTCCCTGCGCGCCGCGGGCGCCCGCCCGGGCCAGCTCGTCCACATCGCCTACGGCTACGGGCTGTTCACCGGCGGGCTCGGCGCGCACTACGGCGCGGAGCGGCTGGGCTGTACGGTCGTCCCCGCTTCCGGCGGGATGACCGACCGCCAGGTCCGGCTCATCCAGGACTTCCGCCCGGAGGTCATCATGGTGACACCCTCGTACATGCTGACCCTGCTGGACGAGATGGAGCGCCAGGGGCTGGACCCGCGCGCGACCTCGCTGCGGACGGGCGTCTTCGGAGCGGAGCCCTGGACCGAGGAGATGCGCCGGGAGATCGAGGAACGGCTCGGCATCGAGGCGGTGGACATATACGGCCTGTCCGAGGTCATCGGACCGGGCGTGGCACAGGAGTGCGTGGAGACCAAGGACGGCCTGCACATCTGGGAGGACCACTTCTACCCCGAGGTGGTCGATCCGCTGACGGGCGCGGTGCTGCCGGAGGGCGAGCCCGGGGAGCTGGTGTTCACCTCCCTCACCAAGGAGGCCATGCCGGTCGTCCGCTACCGCACCCGGGACCTGACGCGGCTGCTGCCCGGCACCGCCCGCCCGGCCTTCCGCCGGATGGAGAAGGTCACCGGCCGCAGCGACGACATGATCATCCTGCGCGGGGTGAACATGTACCCGACCCAGATCGAGGAGATCCTGCTACGGACGGCCGGTCTGGCCCCGCACTTCCAGCTGCGGCTGACCCGGGAAGGCCGGATGGACGCCCTGACGGTCCGGGTGGAGGCCCGGCGGGACACCGGTTCCGCCCAGCGGGAGGCCGCGGCGGCCGACGTGGTCCGGGCGGTGAAGGAGAGCGTCGGGGTCTCCGTGGGGGTGGAGGTGGTCGACCCCGAGACGCTGGAGCGATCGGTGGGGAAGATCAGACGGCTGGTGGACCTCCGCGACGGGAGCTAG
- a CDS encoding fatty acyl-CoA synthetase, which produces MKAVRQNTVDGLVRDSAERTPDRTAVRYRERSWSYARLDSAVSTAAALLREGYGLAPGDRVATFAHNSDAYLIAFLACARAGLVHVPVNQNLTGEDLGHILRNSGSSLVLADPDLAGKVPAEYAVRPLRDLADPQAPQTPYEGGSTPDTVVQLLYTSGTTALPKGAMMTHEALAHEYESAIEALDLAEGDRPVHSLPLYHSAQMHVFLLPYLAVGAENTILDAPVAEEIFDLVEAGRADSLFAPPTVWISLANHPDFERRELGVLCKAYYGASVMPVPVLERLRARLPGLGFYNCFGQSEIGPLATVLGPKEHEGRLDSCGRPVRHVEAKVVDEHGGEVPAGTVGEVVYRSPQLCLGYWDDPEATREAFRDGWFRSGDLAVRDAQGYFTVVDRVKDVINSGGVLVASRQVEDALYSHPGVAEAAVIGLPHERWIEAVTAVVVPRGEVTEAELLAYARERLAHFKAPKRVLFVTELPRNASGKILKRELRDRFAGAPGAAD; this is translated from the coding sequence ATGAAGGCAGTGCGGCAGAACACGGTCGACGGACTGGTGCGGGACAGCGCGGAGCGGACCCCGGACCGGACGGCGGTCCGCTACCGGGAACGGAGCTGGAGCTACGCCCGGCTCGACTCGGCGGTCTCCACCGCCGCGGCGCTGCTCAGGGAGGGCTACGGTCTGGCCCCCGGCGACCGGGTCGCCACCTTCGCGCACAACTCCGACGCCTACCTGATCGCCTTCCTCGCCTGCGCCCGTGCGGGGCTCGTCCACGTCCCGGTCAACCAGAACCTGACCGGTGAGGACCTCGGACACATCCTGCGGAACTCGGGAAGCTCGCTGGTGCTCGCCGACCCGGATCTGGCCGGCAAGGTGCCGGCGGAGTACGCGGTCCGGCCGCTGCGGGACCTGGCCGATCCGCAGGCGCCGCAGACACCGTACGAAGGCGGCAGCACCCCGGACACCGTGGTGCAGCTGCTCTACACCTCCGGGACCACCGCCCTGCCCAAGGGCGCGATGATGACGCACGAGGCGCTGGCCCACGAGTACGAGAGCGCCATCGAGGCGCTGGACCTGGCCGAGGGGGACCGGCCGGTGCACTCGCTGCCGCTCTACCATTCGGCGCAGATGCACGTCTTCCTGCTGCCGTACCTGGCGGTGGGGGCGGAGAACACGATCCTGGACGCGCCCGTCGCGGAGGAGATCTTCGACCTGGTGGAAGCGGGCCGGGCGGACAGCCTCTTCGCCCCGCCCACGGTGTGGATCTCCCTGGCCAACCATCCGGACTTCGAGCGGCGCGAGCTGGGCGTGCTGTGCAAGGCGTATTACGGTGCCTCGGTCATGCCGGTCCCGGTCCTGGAGCGGCTACGGGCCCGGCTGCCGGGGCTCGGCTTCTACAACTGCTTCGGGCAGAGCGAGATCGGTCCGCTGGCCACGGTGCTGGGGCCGAAGGAGCACGAGGGGAGGCTGGACTCCTGCGGGCGTCCGGTACGCCATGTCGAGGCGAAGGTCGTCGACGAGCACGGCGGCGAGGTCCCGGCGGGCACGGTGGGCGAGGTGGTGTACCGCTCTCCGCAGCTGTGCCTGGGCTACTGGGACGACCCGGAGGCCACGCGGGAGGCCTTCCGGGACGGCTGGTTCCGCTCGGGCGACCTCGCGGTGCGGGACGCGCAGGGGTACTTCACGGTCGTCGACCGGGTGAAGGACGTCATCAACTCGGGCGGTGTCCTCGTCGCCTCGCGGCAGGTCGAGGACGCGCTGTACAGCCACCCGGGGGTGGCCGAGGCGGCGGTGATCGGGCTGCCCCACGAGCGGTGGATCGAGGCCGTCACGGCGGTGGTGGTGCCGCGCGGGGAGGTGACGGAGGCGGAACTGCTGGCGTACGCCCGGGAGAGGCTGGCCCACTTCAAGGCCCCGAAGCGGGTGCTGTTCGTGACCGAGCTTCCGCGCAACGCCAGCGGCAAGATCCTCAAGCGGGAACTCCGGGACCGCTTCGCCGGGGCTCCCGGCGCGGCCGACTGA